A region from the Eublepharis macularius isolate TG4126 chromosome 13, MPM_Emac_v1.0, whole genome shotgun sequence genome encodes:
- the LOC129341643 gene encoding protein FAM162A-like, which translates to MAGFRFLTATWGLRVLWRSHHIAEAEILTQTSKVPSNKAKSAMTQGLVFQRAFSDRSIFRNERRPTEFDKKILLWTGRFKKKEDIPPLLSIEVLKAAQNQLRIRICYIMIALTLLGCVAMVIFGKQAAKRGDTLLKRNAEKKAKWRDEGQLEQELSAGKTE; encoded by the exons ATGGCTGGATTCAGGTTTCTCACTGCCACATGGGGCTTGAGAGTTCTGTGGAGAAGCCACCACATAGCAGAGGCGGAAATATTAACTCAGACAAGCAAAGTGCCTTCCAACAAAGCAAAGAGTGCCATGACTCAAGGGTTGGTTTTCCAAAGAGCATTTTCAG ATCGCAGTATCTTCAGAAATGAAAGAAGACCTACAGAATTTGATAAAAAGATACTGTTATGGACTGGGCGGTTTAAAAAGAAGGAGGATATTCCTCCACTTTTGTC AATCGAAGTTCTCAAGGCTGCTCAGAATCAGCTGCGGATTCGAATTTGCTACATCATGATAGCACTGACCTTGCTGGGATGTGTGGCCATGGTCATCTTTGGCAAACAG GCTGCTAAAAGAGGTGACACACTGCTAAAGAGAAACGCAGAGAAGAAGGCCAAATGGAGGGACGAAGGACAACTGGAACAGGAACTATCAGCTGGGAAAACTGAATGA